In one window of Hymenobacter nivis DNA:
- a CDS encoding porin family protein, producing MKRPFFTLLLLAAAAAGAAAPATARAARPPRAPDDTIVVRLPNQATLTLLVRDAAQLRELPKYHLDSLTVRLAGYIAQAEAAAKTARTEQVTLEFYPDKDTPGQRLPEQIRITTHKQNPNAKRVDVALNKAFKIKVDTDADGNRSVKINSTPGTTRADREAHRDSLRIKNYERNTSHVANFVLDLGLNALANQHPGAGQSAVDLRPGGSRYVNLGFDYAQRLGGKHSPLYLVVGPEFAFNNYMLNGNNKWVNQNNVTSVVGEANPARQYDKTKLATATVNLPLMLQLKLHDAHYRPTFALAAGGFVGYRLASWTKLKYTTDGTTYKDKDHGSYNLEDFQYGLQGTIGYGNLTLFAKYNLNPLFKAGQGPDTQVVSFGVRLFGN from the coding sequence ATGAAACGCCCCTTCTTCACCCTGCTCCTCCTCGCCGCCGCCGCCGCCGGCGCCGCCGCCCCTGCTACTGCCCGCGCCGCCCGGCCGCCCAGGGCCCCCGACGATACCATTGTGGTGCGGCTGCCCAACCAGGCCACCCTTACGCTGCTGGTGCGCGACGCGGCCCAGCTGCGTGAGCTGCCCAAGTACCACCTCGACTCGCTCACGGTGCGCCTGGCCGGCTACATTGCCCAGGCCGAGGCGGCGGCCAAAACGGCCAGAACCGAGCAGGTAACGCTGGAGTTTTATCCCGATAAGGACACCCCCGGCCAGCGCCTGCCCGAGCAGATCCGCATCACCACCCACAAGCAAAACCCCAACGCCAAGCGCGTGGACGTGGCCCTGAACAAGGCCTTCAAAATCAAGGTTGATACCGACGCTGACGGCAACCGGAGCGTGAAAATCAACTCCACGCCCGGTACCACCCGCGCCGACCGCGAAGCCCACCGCGACTCGTTGCGCATTAAAAATTACGAGCGCAACACCAGCCACGTGGCCAATTTCGTGCTCGACCTGGGCCTGAACGCGCTGGCTAACCAGCACCCCGGCGCCGGCCAATCGGCCGTGGACCTGCGCCCTGGCGGCTCGCGCTACGTCAACCTGGGCTTCGACTACGCCCAGCGCCTGGGCGGCAAGCACAGCCCCCTGTACCTGGTGGTGGGCCCCGAGTTTGCCTTCAACAACTACATGCTGAACGGCAACAACAAGTGGGTGAACCAGAACAACGTAACGAGCGTCGTAGGCGAAGCCAACCCCGCCCGCCAGTACGACAAGACCAAGCTGGCCACCGCCACCGTGAACCTGCCGCTCATGCTCCAGCTCAAGCTGCACGACGCCCACTACCGGCCCACGTTTGCCCTCGCCGCCGGGGGCTTCGTGGGCTACCGCCTCGCCTCCTGGACCAAGCTCAAGTACACCACCGACGGCACTACCTACAAGGACAAAGACCACGGCAGCTACAACCTCGAAGACTTCCAGTACGGCCTGCAGGGCACCATCGGCTACGGCAACCTCACCCTATTCGCCAAGTACAACCTGAACCCACTCTTCAAAGCCGGCCAGGGCCCCGACACGCAAGTCGTCAGCTTCGGCGTGCGCCTATTCGGGAATTAA
- a CDS encoding RNA polymerase sigma factor, which yields MTEADLIAACQRGEPRAQRLLYERLAGLMLTVCRRYLKRREDAEEALLLGFAQMFRALPTYRGEGSFEGWVRRIMVNRALMELRRREPLTLSFDDFAQPENLASTPATADIQLQADDLLALLAELPAGYRTVFNLYALEGYGHQEIAELLGISEGTSKSQLSKARALLQRRVGRAAAVAVGN from the coding sequence GTGACTGAAGCCGACCTGATTGCCGCCTGCCAGCGGGGCGAGCCCCGCGCCCAGCGCCTGCTCTACGAGCGCCTGGCGGGCCTGATGCTGACGGTGTGCCGCCGCTACCTCAAGCGCCGCGAAGACGCCGAAGAAGCCCTGCTGCTGGGCTTCGCCCAAATGTTCAGGGCCCTGCCCACTTACCGCGGCGAGGGCAGCTTCGAGGGCTGGGTGCGCCGCATCATGGTGAACCGGGCCCTGATGGAGCTGCGCCGCCGCGAGCCGCTCACGCTCTCGTTCGACGACTTCGCGCAGCCCGAAAACCTGGCCAGCACCCCCGCCACGGCCGATATCCAGCTGCAGGCCGACGACCTGCTGGCCCTGCTGGCTGAGCTGCCCGCCGGCTACCGCACCGTGTTCAACCTCTACGCCCTGGAGGGCTATGGCCACCAAGAAATCGCCGAGCTCCTGGGCATTTCGGAGGGCACCAGCAAGTCGCAGCTCAGCAAGGCCCGGGCCCTGTTGCAGCGCCGCGTGGGCCGGGCCGCCGCCGTAGCCGTGGGCAACTAG
- a CDS encoding CoA-binding protein, producing MKTLVLGATDNPDRYAYRAVHALQTHGHEVVPVGIRKGAVGGLPIRTDRPQETGVDTVTLYVGAQNQPGWYDYILGLKPRRILFNPGTENPELEELAQKQGIQTEEACTLVLLSIGQY from the coding sequence ATGAAAACCCTCGTTTTAGGAGCTACCGACAACCCCGACCGCTACGCCTACCGCGCCGTGCACGCCCTCCAAACCCACGGCCACGAGGTGGTGCCCGTCGGCATCCGCAAGGGCGCCGTCGGCGGCCTGCCCATCCGCACCGACCGCCCCCAAGAAACCGGCGTCGACACCGTAACGCTGTACGTGGGGGCCCAAAACCAACCCGGCTGGTATGACTACATCCTGGGCCTGAAACCCCGCCGCATCCTCTTCAACCCCGGCACCGAAAACCCCGAACTGGAAGAATTAGCGCAAAAGCAGGGCATCCAAACCGAGGAGGCCTGTACGCTGGTGCTACTCTCGATTGGACAGTATTAA
- the rpe gene encoding ribulose-phosphate 3-epimerase, translating to MHPRRAPLLAPSFLAADLANLQAETERLATSAADWLHFDVMDGRFVPNISFGLPVLQAVARYARQPIDVHLMIEEPQNYLAAFRDAGAAGLTVHHEACPHLHRVVQQIKQLGCRAGVALNPATPVSVLVDIAADLDVVLVMSVNPGFGGQAFIPHTLAKIAALKELLLDTGSDALIEVDGGVNADNAGALVQAGADVLVAGNFVFSSPGGPVAALAALRAQLDAAVADNAPAGRGRQ from the coding sequence ATGCACCCGCGCCGGGCCCCTTTGCTGGCCCCTTCGTTCCTGGCCGCCGATTTGGCCAACCTGCAAGCCGAAACCGAGCGCCTGGCCACCAGCGCCGCCGACTGGCTGCACTTCGACGTGATGGACGGCCGCTTCGTGCCCAACATCTCCTTTGGCCTGCCCGTGCTGCAAGCCGTGGCCCGCTACGCCCGGCAGCCCATCGACGTACACCTGATGATTGAGGAGCCGCAAAACTATCTGGCCGCGTTCCGCGACGCGGGGGCCGCCGGCCTCACGGTGCACCACGAGGCTTGCCCGCACCTGCACCGCGTGGTGCAGCAAATTAAGCAGCTGGGCTGCCGCGCCGGGGTGGCCCTCAACCCGGCCACGCCCGTTTCGGTGCTCGTGGACATTGCCGCCGACCTCGACGTGGTGCTGGTGATGTCCGTCAACCCTGGCTTCGGGGGCCAGGCGTTCATCCCGCACACGCTGGCCAAAATCGCCGCTCTTAAGGAGCTGCTGCTCGACACCGGCTCCGACGCCCTGATTGAAGTGGACGGCGGCGTGAACGCTGACAATGCCGGGGCTCTGGTGCAGGCCGGCGCCGACGTGCTGGTGGCCGGTAATTTCGTGTTTTCGTCGCCCGGGGGCCCCGTGGCCGCGCTGGCCGCCCTGCGCGCCCAGCTCGACGCCGCCGTGGCCGACAACGCCCCCGCCGGCCGCGGCCGGCAATAG
- a CDS encoding carboxypeptidase regulatory-like domain-containing protein, with protein MPHPYLLVFVNRGGRPLLAGLALAAALLGPGAPAARAQTAPAGAPAPGTRVLTGTVRDAAGQPLALATVAVLGQAGGATTAVDGTFALAVRAPGRDGAAVLVVRRLGYLPLRRALALPADAARPLAFVLRPDPQALGDVTVRARRDAADPREEVSLTQIDPRDVKTLPSAFGDFNMILKTLPGVVGNNELSSTYNVRGGNYDENLVYVNGFEVYRPFLVTAAQQEGLSFINPDLVRSVDFSAGGWQPKYGDKLSSVLDVTYKEPEQFAASATGSLVGGAVHTEARSKNGRVSYLAGVRYKNARYVLSSLREAQGGYNPTFFDGQAFVNIGLGPRGDVQRTTLGLLGVVAHNDYRFMPETGQATFSTNPNQVTRVFIDYQGRERMQYDTYQSGLSLKHRFTPNWQGELLGSALVSREFEYRDVEAAYRLADVNRDPNSPDFNQAIRQRNIGAQYQHARNSLTAQVFTAEARTRWTPGLHHTVRAGAKIGREKINDTLDEYSFADSAGYVPDARRTRLRTDLALVSTRAQGYVQDTWRPDSLRTLTYGLRAHYWTTNGQLVWSPRVQYAQTSRRHPRRTYKVGLGAYAQPPFYRELRNQQGVLNPELRAQRSYHLIVGREETYTWGGRPFRLTTEAYYKYLTDVVPYDVDNVHLRYFAKNNARAYAAGFDARLSGEFVRGAESWFSLGVLTTRENVDGDSVNRVTTPATSTQPAVITREAKGYIRRPQDQRVTLGIFFQDHLPDNPSVRGYVNAVFGTGLPFSPPNLPDLRGLSVLERNYLRVDLGFSKVVSLRSAPAPYRYALQSLWLGLEVLNVLGANNVSGYSYLQDVNGRTYAVPNFLSQRVVNLRAIARF; from the coding sequence TTGCCGCACCCTTACTTGCTTGTGTTTGTGAACCGTGGCGGCCGGCCGCTGCTGGCCGGGCTGGCACTGGCCGCCGCGCTGCTGGGCCCCGGGGCCCCGGCCGCCCGCGCCCAAACGGCCCCCGCCGGGGCCCCCGCGCCGGGCACGCGGGTGCTCACCGGTACCGTGCGCGACGCCGCCGGCCAGCCCCTGGCGCTGGCCACGGTGGCCGTGCTGGGCCAGGCCGGGGGCGCCACCACCGCGGTCGACGGCACGTTTGCGCTCGCCGTGCGGGCCCCCGGGCGGGACGGGGCCGCCGTGCTGGTGGTGCGCCGCCTGGGCTACCTGCCGCTGCGCCGGGCCCTGGCGCTGCCCGCCGACGCGGCCCGCCCGCTGGCTTTCGTGCTGCGCCCCGACCCGCAGGCGCTGGGCGACGTGACGGTGCGCGCCCGCCGCGATGCGGCCGACCCGCGCGAGGAAGTCAGCCTCACCCAAATCGACCCGCGCGACGTGAAGACACTGCCCTCGGCGTTCGGCGATTTCAACATGATACTAAAGACCCTTCCTGGTGTGGTGGGCAACAACGAGCTGAGCAGCACTTACAACGTGCGCGGTGGCAACTACGACGAGAACCTGGTGTACGTCAACGGCTTTGAGGTGTACCGGCCGTTCCTCGTCACGGCGGCGCAGCAGGAGGGGCTCAGCTTCATCAACCCCGACTTGGTGCGCAGTGTCGATTTCAGCGCCGGCGGCTGGCAGCCCAAGTACGGCGACAAGCTCTCGTCGGTGCTCGACGTGACCTATAAGGAGCCCGAGCAGTTTGCCGCCTCCGCCACCGGCAGCCTGGTGGGCGGCGCGGTGCATACCGAGGCCCGCTCCAAAAATGGCCGCGTAAGCTACCTGGCCGGTGTGCGCTACAAAAATGCCCGCTACGTATTGTCCTCGCTGCGCGAGGCGCAGGGCGGCTACAACCCCACGTTTTTCGACGGGCAGGCCTTCGTGAACATCGGGCTGGGGCCCCGGGGCGACGTGCAGCGCACCACCCTGGGCCTGCTGGGCGTGGTAGCCCACAATGACTACCGCTTCATGCCCGAAACCGGGCAGGCCACGTTCTCGACCAACCCCAACCAGGTCACGCGGGTGTTCATCGACTACCAGGGGCGCGAGCGGATGCAGTACGACACCTACCAGAGCGGCCTCAGCCTGAAGCACCGCTTTACCCCCAACTGGCAGGGCGAACTGCTGGGCTCGGCGCTGGTGTCGCGGGAGTTTGAGTACCGCGACGTGGAGGCGGCCTACCGGCTGGCCGACGTGAACCGCGACCCCAACTCGCCCGATTTCAACCAGGCCATCCGGCAGCGCAACATCGGTGCGCAGTACCAGCACGCCCGCAACTCCCTTACGGCCCAGGTATTTACGGCCGAGGCCCGCACCCGCTGGACGCCCGGCCTGCACCACACCGTGCGGGCGGGAGCTAAAATCGGCCGCGAGAAAATCAACGATACGCTGGACGAGTACAGCTTTGCCGACTCGGCCGGCTACGTGCCCGATGCGCGCCGCACCCGCCTGCGCACGGATTTGGCCCTGGTAAGCACTCGCGCCCAGGGATATGTGCAGGATACCTGGCGCCCCGACAGCCTGCGCACGCTCACCTACGGCCTGCGCGCCCATTACTGGACCACCAACGGCCAGCTCGTGTGGAGCCCGCGCGTGCAGTACGCCCAAACCAGCCGCCGCCACCCGCGCCGCACCTACAAGGTGGGGCTGGGGGCCTACGCCCAGCCGCCCTTCTACCGCGAACTGCGTAACCAGCAGGGCGTGCTCAACCCCGAGCTGCGCGCCCAGCGCTCGTACCACCTCATTGTGGGCCGCGAGGAAACCTACACCTGGGGCGGCCGCCCGTTCCGGCTCACCACCGAAGCCTACTACAAGTACCTTACCGACGTGGTGCCCTACGACGTGGACAACGTACACCTGCGCTACTTCGCTAAGAACAATGCCCGCGCCTACGCCGCCGGCTTCGACGCCCGCCTCAGCGGCGAGTTTGTGCGCGGGGCCGAGTCGTGGTTCAGCCTAGGCGTGCTCACAACCCGCGAAAACGTGGACGGCGACTCGGTGAACCGGGTGACGACGCCCGCCACCTCCACTCAGCCTGCGGTCATTACCCGCGAGGCCAAGGGCTACATCCGCCGGCCCCAGGACCAGCGCGTGACGCTGGGTATCTTCTTCCAGGACCACCTGCCCGACAACCCCTCGGTGCGCGGCTACGTGAACGCCGTGTTCGGCACCGGCCTGCCCTTTAGCCCGCCTAACCTGCCCGACCTGCGCGGCCTCAGCGTGCTGGAGCGCAATTACCTGCGCGTCGATTTGGGTTTCTCGAAGGTCGTGTCGCTGCGCAGCGCCCCAGCCCCGTACCGCTACGCGCTGCAAAGCCTGTGGCTGGGCCTGGAAGTGCTGAACGTGCTGGGCGCCAACAACGTGTCGGGCTACAGCTACTTGCAGGACGTGAACGGCCGCACCTACGCCGTGCCCAACTTCCTCTCGCAGCGCGTGGTGAACCTGCGCGCCATTGCCCGCTTCTAG
- a CDS encoding transposase, with protein MYARFNTWRKDGSWQRMWLHLLRQNKAYLDCSSVQPDGSHTPAKNGGAAIGYQARKRARTTTVLFLADNQGQPLACATPQANNHHDSYHLSELFTELCTLLEAADIPLKDLSINADSTFDTQAFRQACAECDIGANIARNQRVADWQTNDGTFFDPELYRRRTVVEHANAWFDSFKTLLVRDETSVGNWSAWHWMAFAVLFLRKINQKPTNLKQLQCLRSCFKLVTFKKSCWCINEVLPQ; from the coding sequence GTGTATGCCCGTTTCAATACCTGGCGTAAAGACGGCTCGTGGCAGCGCATGTGGCTCCACTTGCTGCGCCAGAACAAGGCCTACCTCGACTGCTCCAGCGTCCAACCCGACGGCAGCCACACGCCGGCCAAAAATGGGGGCGCGGCCATCGGCTACCAGGCCCGCAAACGGGCCCGCACCACCACGGTCCTGTTCCTGGCCGACAACCAGGGCCAGCCCCTGGCCTGCGCCACCCCGCAGGCGAACAACCACCACGACAGCTACCACTTAAGCGAGTTGTTTACTGAACTTTGTACGCTACTGGAAGCGGCTGACATCCCCCTTAAGGACTTGTCTATCAACGCGGATAGTACCTTCGATACCCAAGCGTTTCGCCAGGCATGTGCCGAGTGCGACATCGGGGCCAACATCGCCCGCAACCAGCGGGTAGCGGATTGGCAGACCAACGACGGCACCTTTTTCGACCCCGAACTTTACCGGCGCCGCACCGTCGTGGAACATGCCAATGCCTGGTTCGACAGCTTCAAAACCTTGCTCGTGCGCGACGAGACCAGCGTCGGTAATTGGTCCGCCTGGCACTGGATGGCCTTCGCCGTACTGTTTTTGCGAAAAATTAACCAAAAGCCGACTAACTTAAAACAGCTTCAATGTCTAAGAAGCTGTTTTAAGTTAGTCACATTCAAAAAAAGCTGCTGGTGTATCAATGAGGTGCTTCCGCAGTAA
- a CDS encoding DUF4386 family protein translates to MMLTRSLPTTARLAGGCYLLTIVTGMVGALLAAPRASTLATLLSFGFYLGVTLFMYRLLVAVNPLVCRLAAGLSLAGCLLGILDALGRSPVDVNYLVFFGGYCLLLSYLIWRSQLLPAWLGGLLAFSGLGWLTFFSPWLVHHVAPYPMVSGLVGEGALTLWLLVGRLSPVRPPQPVAVSETNRRNTKQATL, encoded by the coding sequence ATGATGCTCACTCGTTCGCTGCCTACCACCGCTCGCCTAGCCGGCGGCTGCTATTTGCTTACTATCGTCACGGGCATGGTGGGGGCGCTGCTGGCTGCCCCGCGTGCCAGCACGCTGGCCACACTGCTTTCGTTTGGCTTCTATCTAGGGGTCACGCTGTTTATGTACCGCTTGCTGGTAGCGGTCAACCCCCTGGTTTGCAGGTTGGCAGCTGGTCTCAGCCTAGCGGGGTGTCTACTGGGGATATTGGATGCGCTGGGGCGCAGTCCCGTAGACGTCAACTACCTGGTTTTCTTCGGCGGCTACTGCCTGCTACTGAGCTACCTTATCTGGCGCTCCCAGTTACTGCCGGCTTGGCTCGGCGGGCTACTAGCCTTCTCCGGCCTGGGCTGGCTGACGTTTTTCTCCCCTTGGCTCGTGCACCACGTGGCCCCGTACCCGATGGTTTCCGGGCTGGTGGGGGAGGGAGCCCTGACCCTGTGGCTGTTGGTGGGCCGGCTGTCACCGGTTCGGCCGCCCCAACCAGTGGCCGTTTCCGAAACCAACCGCCGAAATACGAAGCAGGCAACTCTGTAA
- a CDS encoding helix-turn-helix domain-containing protein — translation MARPITPFILAAADQAALENFTRTGCRPVRAVRRAQALLALATGIGQQAAGKAIGLSRQTVSELRRRYEAGGWELALSEAPRSGTPPRFDGPQRAALTALACTPAPVGHSRWTLRLLADKAVELELVETISHETVSQVLKKTSCRLTASSTGAWGR, via the coding sequence ATGGCCCGACCAATCACTCCTTTTATCCTAGCGGCCGCCGACCAGGCTGCCCTCGAAAACTTCACCCGCACGGGCTGCCGCCCGGTGCGGGCCGTACGCCGCGCCCAGGCCCTGTTGGCCTTAGCTACGGGCATCGGCCAACAGGCGGCCGGTAAGGCCATCGGCCTGAGTCGGCAGACCGTCAGTGAGCTGCGCCGCCGCTACGAAGCGGGCGGCTGGGAGCTCGCGCTATCTGAGGCCCCGCGTAGTGGCACGCCCCCACGCTTCGACGGGCCCCAGCGGGCCGCCCTCACCGCTCTGGCCTGCACCCCGGCCCCGGTAGGCCACAGCCGCTGGACGTTGCGTTTGCTCGCCGACAAAGCCGTGGAGCTGGAACTGGTGGAAACTATTTCCCACGAGACGGTGAGCCAGGTGCTCAAAAAAACGAGTTGCCGCCTCACCGCCAGCAGCACTGGTGCCTGGGGGCGGTGA
- a CDS encoding IS630 family transposase codes for MPPHRQQHWCLGAVNAAFVARMEDVLAVYERPYDARFPVVCFDERPCVLHGQPVEPLAPVPAQPAVGKQPAKAGRPRRESNTYVRQGTACLLAAFEPGTGQRLVEVSARRTGADYCRFMQQLAAHYPQAEKIVLMQDNLNTHTDAVFYQHLPAAEARVLAARFEVHYTPKNASWLNMVELERSAIARQCLHQRIPTQDELTAHVAACVAERNAARATVKWQFTLEKARVKLDRHYRKIRAANLPD; via the coding sequence TTGCCGCCTCACCGCCAGCAGCACTGGTGCCTGGGGGCGGTGAACGCCGCCTTCGTAGCCCGGATGGAGGACGTACTGGCCGTCTACGAACGGCCTTATGACGCGCGTTTTCCCGTTGTCTGCTTCGATGAGCGGCCCTGCGTGCTCCACGGCCAGCCCGTCGAACCGCTGGCCCCGGTGCCAGCCCAACCGGCGGTGGGCAAGCAACCGGCCAAAGCCGGGCGGCCCCGCCGCGAGAGCAACACCTACGTGCGCCAGGGCACGGCTTGCCTGCTGGCCGCCTTCGAGCCGGGCACGGGCCAGCGCCTGGTCGAGGTCTCCGCCCGCCGCACCGGGGCCGACTACTGCCGCTTTATGCAGCAACTGGCCGCTCACTACCCGCAGGCCGAGAAAATCGTGTTGATGCAGGACAATCTCAACACCCACACCGATGCCGTCTTCTATCAGCACCTGCCGGCGGCCGAAGCGCGGGTGCTAGCCGCTCGCTTCGAGGTGCATTACACGCCTAAAAATGCCTCCTGGCTCAACATGGTCGAACTCGAACGCTCGGCCATCGCCCGCCAGTGCCTGCACCAGCGCATCCCCACGCAAGACGAACTCACGGCCCACGTCGCCGCTTGCGTGGCTGAGCGTAATGCGGCGCGGGCCACCGTAAAATGGCAGTTCACCCTCGAAAAAGCCCGCGTCAAACTCGACCGACACTATCGGAAAATTAGGGCAGCTAATTTGCCTGACTAA
- a CDS encoding GNAT family N-acetyltransferase: MITLEPFGPADFAQLIAWIDTEQLLSAWCGALFAFPLTPDDLAWYIRGANDFAAPDVFIYKAVEVETGRTVGHISLGSISARDRSGRITRVLVGPGAARGRGYCGAMVRALLRIGFEALGLHRIGLGVYDFNHGAIRCYRACGFHTDGTLRDVARHGDTYWSLVEMSILAPEWRAQQAVPAAG; the protein is encoded by the coding sequence ATGATTACGCTAGAACCCTTCGGCCCCGCCGATTTTGCCCAGCTCATCGCCTGGATCGATACCGAGCAGCTGCTCAGCGCGTGGTGCGGCGCGCTCTTCGCCTTCCCGCTCACCCCCGACGATTTGGCCTGGTACATCCGCGGCGCCAACGACTTCGCCGCGCCCGACGTGTTCATTTACAAGGCAGTGGAGGTGGAAACCGGGCGCACGGTGGGCCACATCTCGCTGGGCAGCATCAGCGCCCGCGACCGGTCGGGGCGTATCACGCGGGTGTTGGTGGGGCCTGGCGCAGCGCGTGGCCGCGGCTACTGCGGGGCCATGGTACGGGCGCTGCTGCGCATTGGCTTCGAAGCGCTGGGGCTGCACCGCATCGGCCTGGGCGTGTACGACTTTAACCACGGCGCCATCCGCTGCTACCGCGCCTGTGGCTTCCACACCGACGGCACCCTGCGCGACGTGGCCCGCCACGGCGATACGTACTGGAGCCTGGTGGAAATGAGCATCCTCGCCCCCGAGTGGCGCGCCCAGCAGGCCGTCCCGGCGGCCGGGTAG
- a CDS encoding glycosyltransferase family 9 protein, whose amino-acid sequence MPPASLPPGRPARLKWAEHFFKNLALDAFLALRRGRVGNGPVHLTAADTVVFLRLNGIGDALVSTPCIQAIKKRFGCRTVVVADVQNHFIFTNNPSVDHVVVYRKGPLGLWRARRDAQAFRPTAVVDLHEQLSTTVSLLAGVLSAPCKVSLRKRNAALFTHPVPDLDPASHHVVERLAHLGEAFGPAGCPGPLRLAYRAPAAATREAQDFLRTAFPGASRFVGLNTSAGGDSRFWGVDNYRRLADALRADGWTPVVLASPADRERVTKALDPAPVFCSASFDEFAAVIGELAVLVSPDTAAVHVAAAYGIPVFGLYVAERVGQLNWYPYGSHYEWIIAPSTIKNIPFADAWAQLRPFLQALGLPAPTAA is encoded by the coding sequence ATGCCCCCAGCCTCGTTGCCCCCTGGCCGCCCCGCCCGCCTAAAGTGGGCGGAACATTTTTTCAAGAACCTGGCGCTCGACGCGTTCCTGGCCCTGCGCCGGGGCCGGGTGGGAAACGGCCCGGTTCACCTCACGGCCGCCGACACCGTGGTGTTTCTGCGGCTCAACGGCATCGGCGACGCGCTGGTCAGCACGCCCTGCATCCAGGCCATCAAGAAACGTTTCGGCTGCCGGACAGTCGTCGTCGCCGACGTTCAGAACCACTTTATTTTTACCAACAACCCCAGCGTCGACCACGTCGTCGTGTACCGCAAGGGGCCCCTGGGCTTGTGGCGCGCGCGCCGGGACGCCCAGGCGTTCCGGCCCACGGCGGTCGTCGACTTGCACGAGCAGCTCTCCACCACTGTTAGCCTGCTGGCCGGGGTGCTGAGTGCCCCCTGTAAGGTATCCCTGCGCAAGCGCAACGCCGCGCTCTTTACGCACCCGGTGCCCGACCTGGACCCGGCCAGCCACCACGTGGTGGAACGCTTGGCCCACTTGGGGGAGGCGTTCGGGCCGGCGGGGTGCCCGGGGCCGCTGCGCCTGGCCTACCGGGCCCCGGCAGCGGCCACGCGGGAAGCGCAGGATTTTTTGCGCACGGCCTTTCCGGGTGCGAGCCGCTTCGTCGGCCTCAACACGTCCGCAGGCGGCGATTCGCGGTTTTGGGGCGTCGACAACTACCGCCGCCTGGCCGACGCGCTACGGGCCGACGGCTGGACCCCCGTGGTACTAGCGTCCCCGGCCGACCGGGAGCGGGTAACGAAGGCCCTGGACCCAGCGCCCGTATTTTGTTCCGCGTCCTTCGACGAGTTTGCGGCGGTCATCGGCGAACTGGCGGTGCTGGTGTCGCCGGACACGGCAGCGGTGCACGTGGCGGCGGCCTACGGCATTCCCGTCTTTGGGTTGTACGTGGCCGAGCGCGTGGGCCAACTCAACTGGTACCCCTACGGCAGCCACTACGAATGGATCATCGCCCCCAGCACCATCAAAAACATCCCGTTTGCCGACGCTTGGGCACAGCTGCGTCCCTTTTTGCAGGCGCTGGGACTCCCCGCGCCCACCGCCGCGTGA
- the parS gene encoding type II RES/Xre toxin-antitoxin system antitoxin, whose product MLPAVAMPAAAIHPRAAVYSTALLSLATAVADPYALVMAARAGVPAKTAFDVASVLHLRADELADLLHTTTKTLRTYREAKKRLNPAASEQVLKLLALARRGEEVFGAPAAFRRWLSKPAYGLGAQVPLALLETSGGIDLVTEEIDRIAYGDLA is encoded by the coding sequence ATGCTTCCCGCCGTTGCCATGCCTGCCGCCGCTATTCATCCCCGCGCCGCCGTTTACTCTACCGCCTTGCTGAGCCTGGCCACCGCCGTGGCCGACCCCTACGCGCTGGTAATGGCGGCGCGCGCCGGCGTGCCGGCCAAAACGGCGTTCGATGTGGCCAGCGTGCTCCATCTCCGCGCCGATGAGCTGGCCGACCTGCTGCACACTACCACCAAAACCCTGCGCACCTACCGCGAGGCCAAGAAGCGCCTCAACCCTGCCGCCAGTGAGCAGGTGCTCAAGCTGCTGGCCCTGGCCCGCCGCGGCGAAGAAGTGTTCGGGGCCCCGGCCGCGTTCCGGCGCTGGCTCAGCAAGCCCGCCTACGGCCTGGGGGCCCAGGTGCCGCTGGCGCTGCTCGAAACCAGCGGGGGCATTGACCTGGTAACGGAGGAAATCGACCGCATTGCCTACGGCGACCTGGCCTAG
- a CDS encoding RES family NAD+ phosphorylase has protein sequence MEVYRICLAKYADALVASGNPGRWNLRGQFVLYAAGSRALACLENVVHRSGEGLSDLFKVVVIDFPNDLAVEALTLADLPADWQLPAHYARCQPLGAAWYMRRAAAVLRVPSSVIAHEFNYVFNTQHPDFARVRLVAWEDFAFDPRIKGE, from the coding sequence GTGGAAGTTTACCGCATTTGCCTGGCCAAGTACGCCGACGCCCTGGTTGCTTCCGGCAACCCCGGCCGCTGGAACCTGCGCGGCCAGTTCGTGCTCTACGCCGCCGGCAGCCGGGCCCTGGCCTGCCTCGAAAACGTGGTGCACCGCAGCGGCGAGGGCCTCAGCGACCTGTTCAAGGTGGTAGTCATCGACTTCCCCAACGACCTGGCGGTGGAAGCACTCACGCTGGCCGACCTGCCCGCTGATTGGCAGTTGCCGGCGCACTACGCTCGCTGCCAGCCCCTGGGTGCGGCTTGGTACATGCGCCGTGCTGCGGCCGTGCTGCGGGTGCCCTCGTCCGTCATCGCCCACGAGTTCAACTACGTCTTCAACACCCAGCACCCCGATTTTGCCCGCGTGCGCCTCGTGGCCTGGGAGGATTTCGCGTTCGACCCGCGCATCAAGGGGGAGTAG